A DNA window from Amycolatopsis sp. DSM 110486 contains the following coding sequences:
- a CDS encoding DivIVA domain-containing protein translates to MYRVFEALDELVTIVEEARGVPMTSSCVVPRGDVLELLDDVRDALPGEVDDAQDVLDKRDDLLHAARKEAGETVAGANEEAERTVSDAASEAERILADARARAEQMMGDAHNEAERMVAAGQAEYQNLTDRSRAESERMIQAGRDAYERAIEDARAEQTRLVSQTEVVQAAHAESARIVDEAHAEADRQRADCDAYVDGKLAEFSELLATTLRTVDSGRNHLRSPVNLGGSGGRPTLYDYQV, encoded by the coding sequence GTGTACCGGGTTTTCGAGGCACTCGACGAGCTCGTCACGATCGTCGAAGAGGCCCGCGGGGTGCCCATGACGTCCAGCTGCGTCGTGCCGCGCGGTGACGTCCTCGAGCTGCTCGACGACGTCCGCGACGCGCTGCCTGGCGAGGTCGACGACGCCCAGGACGTGCTCGACAAGCGCGACGACCTGCTGCACGCCGCCCGCAAGGAAGCCGGCGAGACGGTGGCCGGCGCCAACGAAGAGGCCGAGCGCACGGTGTCCGACGCCGCGTCGGAGGCCGAGCGGATCCTCGCCGACGCGCGCGCCCGCGCCGAGCAGATGATGGGCGACGCCCACAACGAGGCCGAGCGCATGGTCGCCGCCGGGCAGGCCGAGTACCAGAACCTCACCGACCGCTCCCGCGCCGAGTCCGAGCGCATGATCCAGGCCGGCCGCGACGCTTACGAGCGCGCCATCGAGGACGCCCGCGCCGAGCAGACGCGGCTCGTCTCGCAGACCGAGGTGGTCCAGGCCGCGCACGCCGAGTCGGCCCGCATCGTCGACGAGGCCCACGCCGAGGCCGACCGCCAGCGCGCCGACTGCGACGCGTACGTGGACGGCAAGCTCGCCGAGTTCTCGGAGCTGCTCGCGACCACGCTGCGCACCGTCGACTCGGGCCGCAACCACCTGCGTTCCCCGGTGAACCTGGGCGGCAGCGGCGGTCGTCCGACGCTGTACGACTACCAGGTCTGA
- a CDS encoding MAB_1171c family putative transporter, which translates to MIETLAYLACVLGFAGFGVKLLEAGRDQPARTLWFLAGFGICIALGITDGMPAMDELAGHHRWYAEYAPLAGDLAKFGAIGFTVAFTRSMRFGADARLGWHAVLSWFVIAVEIVLFTLAGPDRSGDETVVAAEGRPFLIAYELVFVVYGVLSLTLVAVFFARFATRARAGSLRTGLWLIFAGVVAAVAWTLWDLDDVAALISDGRVGATEDLPAAVLGATCVVLAVAGSTLSVWGPSLATPFRWMRAYRGYRRIEPLWTVLRDAVPGIALDPASGLGRGAEFALYRRVIEIRDGHLALRPYFDPDLPARVVDRARRDGVPTRRVAATVDAATLAAALVAREADHRFQPDDADAPESRAVAADVSAEAAWLIEVTRAWRRSALVADVRRETRRELGVPV; encoded by the coding sequence GTGATCGAGACGCTGGCGTACCTGGCCTGCGTGCTCGGGTTCGCCGGCTTCGGCGTGAAGCTGCTCGAGGCCGGGCGCGATCAGCCGGCGCGGACGCTGTGGTTCCTCGCCGGCTTCGGCATCTGCATCGCGCTCGGCATCACCGACGGCATGCCGGCGATGGACGAGCTGGCCGGCCACCACCGCTGGTACGCCGAGTACGCGCCGCTCGCCGGCGACCTCGCCAAGTTCGGCGCGATCGGGTTCACGGTCGCGTTCACGCGCTCGATGCGCTTCGGCGCCGACGCGCGCCTGGGCTGGCACGCGGTGTTGTCGTGGTTCGTGATCGCGGTGGAGATCGTGCTGTTCACCCTTGCAGGCCCGGACCGCTCCGGCGACGAGACGGTCGTCGCCGCTGAGGGGCGACCGTTCCTGATCGCGTACGAGCTGGTGTTCGTCGTGTACGGCGTGCTCAGCCTGACGCTCGTCGCCGTGTTCTTCGCGCGCTTCGCCACGCGCGCCCGCGCGGGTTCGCTTCGCACCGGGCTGTGGCTGATCTTCGCCGGCGTGGTGGCGGCGGTGGCGTGGACGCTGTGGGACCTCGACGACGTGGCCGCGCTGATCTCGGATGGCCGCGTCGGGGCGACGGAGGACCTCCCGGCCGCGGTGCTGGGGGCCACGTGCGTGGTGCTCGCGGTGGCGGGGTCGACGTTGTCGGTGTGGGGGCCGTCGCTCGCCACGCCGTTCCGCTGGATGCGCGCGTACCGCGGCTACCGCCGGATCGAGCCACTGTGGACGGTGCTGCGCGACGCCGTGCCCGGCATCGCCCTGGATCCGGCGAGCGGGCTCGGGCGTGGTGCGGAGTTCGCGCTGTACCGGCGCGTGATCGAGATCCGCGACGGGCACCTCGCGCTGCGGCCGTACTTCGACCCGGACCTGCCCGCGCGCGTGGTGGACCGCGCCCGGCGCGACGGCGTGCCGACCCGCCGGGTGGCCGCGACCGTCGACGCCGCCACGCTCGCGGCGGCCCTCGTCGCGCGCGAAGCGGACCACCGGTTCCAGCCCGACGATGCCGACGCGCCCGAGAGCCGGGCCGTGGCCGCCGACGTGAGTGCCGAGGCCGCGTGGCTCATCGAGGTGACGCGCGCGTGGCGGCGCTCGGCTCTGGTGGCCGACGTGCGACGCGAAACCCGGCGTGAGCTGGGCGTTCCAGTCTGA
- a CDS encoding PadR family transcriptional regulator — MEISQLLKGVLDLAVLAVLREDDGYGYDVLRRLRVAGLEEVGDASVYGTLRRLYKAGLLTSYVVPSEEGPHRKYYSLNEPGRARLQESGKTWASFASTMNGLLGEAA, encoded by the coding sequence GTGGAGATCAGTCAGCTGCTCAAGGGAGTGCTGGACCTGGCGGTGCTGGCCGTGCTTCGCGAAGACGACGGGTACGGCTACGACGTGCTCCGAAGACTTCGCGTGGCCGGCCTGGAGGAAGTGGGGGACGCTTCCGTCTACGGCACGTTGCGCCGGCTGTACAAGGCCGGGTTGCTGACGTCGTACGTCGTGCCGAGCGAAGAGGGCCCGCACCGCAAGTACTACAGCCTGAACGAGCCGGGGAGAGCGCGGCTGCAGGAGTCGGGGAAGACGTGGGCGAGTTTCGCGTCGACGATGAACGGGTTACTGGGAGAGGCAGCATGA
- the rnc gene encoding ribonuclease III, which yields MGGKSAGGPAADPITLLEALGVEFDPELLRLSLTHRSYAYENGGLPPNERLEFLGDAVLGLVVTDHLYTTHPDLPEGQLAKLRASVVNMHALAGVARGLGEGGLGAHLLLGKGEELTGGRDKASILADGLEAVIGATYLAHGIEVARKLVHHLFDGLLAEAPLRGAGLDWKTSLQELTASSGLGVPEYRVEDTGPDHRKEFTATVLVAGRPLGDGSGTTKKEAEQKAAETAWRALSEERGHGSDGSAKSEG from the coding sequence ATGGGGGGTAAGTCCGCCGGGGGACCCGCGGCCGATCCCATCACACTGCTCGAGGCGCTCGGGGTCGAATTCGACCCCGAGCTCCTTCGGCTTTCGCTGACCCACCGCTCGTACGCGTACGAGAACGGTGGGCTCCCGCCCAACGAGCGGCTGGAGTTCCTCGGCGACGCGGTGCTCGGCCTGGTCGTCACGGACCACCTGTACACCACGCACCCGGACCTGCCGGAAGGCCAGCTCGCGAAGCTGCGCGCCAGCGTCGTCAACATGCACGCGCTGGCGGGTGTCGCCCGCGGGCTGGGTGAGGGCGGTCTCGGGGCGCACCTGTTGCTGGGCAAGGGCGAAGAGCTCACCGGCGGCCGGGACAAGGCGAGCATCCTCGCCGACGGTCTCGAAGCCGTGATCGGTGCCACCTACCTGGCTCACGGCATCGAGGTCGCGCGCAAGCTCGTGCACCACCTCTTCGACGGCCTGCTGGCCGAGGCGCCCCTGCGCGGGGCCGGTCTCGACTGGAAGACCAGCCTGCAGGAGCTCACCGCCTCCTCCGGTCTCGGCGTGCCCGAGTACCGCGTGGAGGACACCGGTCCGGACCACCGCAAGGAGTTCACCGCCACGGTGCTCGTCGCGGGTCGTCCGCTGGGAGACGGTTCCGGCACCACGAAGAAGGAAGCCGAGCAGAAGGCCGCCGAAACGGCGTGGCGCGCCCTCTCCGAAGAGCGGGGCCACGGCTCCGACGGTTCGGCCAAGTCCGAAGGCTGA
- the mutM gene encoding bifunctional DNA-formamidopyrimidine glycosylase/DNA-(apurinic or apyrimidinic site) lyase — protein sequence MPELPEVEVVRAGLAAHVAGRTVSKVEVLHPRAIRRHALGAEDFTGRLAGVVVEAARRRGKYLWLELSHGEAVLAHLGMSGQMLVQPEGTPDEKHLRVRVRFDDDGPELRFVDQRTFGGLALDELADVEGDLLPATIAHIARDPMDARFDPAAAVKALRSRRTEVKRALLDQTLVSGVGNIYADEALWRTKLHGTRPTDKLTSAQGSALLAAAGEVMNAALAVGGTSFDALYVNVNGQSGYFSRSLDAYGQEGLPCRRCGTAIRREPFMNRSSYSCPKCQPRPRSSR from the coding sequence ATGCCCGAACTTCCCGAGGTCGAGGTCGTGCGCGCCGGCCTCGCGGCCCACGTGGCCGGTCGCACCGTCAGCAAGGTCGAGGTCCTGCACCCGCGCGCGATTCGCAGGCACGCCCTCGGCGCCGAAGACTTCACCGGCCGTCTGGCCGGTGTCGTGGTCGAGGCCGCGCGCCGGCGGGGCAAGTACCTGTGGCTCGAGCTGTCGCATGGTGAGGCCGTGCTCGCGCATCTCGGCATGAGCGGCCAGATGCTGGTGCAGCCCGAGGGCACGCCCGACGAGAAGCACCTGCGCGTACGCGTCCGCTTCGACGACGACGGTCCGGAGCTGCGGTTCGTGGACCAGCGCACGTTCGGCGGCCTCGCGCTCGACGAGCTCGCCGACGTCGAGGGCGACCTGCTGCCCGCTACCATCGCCCACATCGCGCGCGACCCGATGGACGCGCGGTTCGACCCGGCGGCTGCCGTGAAGGCGTTGCGTTCGCGGCGCACCGAGGTCAAACGCGCACTGCTGGACCAGACCCTCGTCTCCGGCGTCGGCAACATCTACGCCGACGAAGCCTTGTGGCGCACCAAGTTGCACGGCACCCGGCCCACCGACAAGCTCACCAGCGCCCAGGGGAGCGCGCTGCTGGCCGCCGCCGGCGAGGTGATGAACGCCGCGCTCGCCGTGGGCGGCACGTCCTTCGATGCCTTGTACGTCAACGTGAACGGGCAATCCGGGTACTTTTCCCGTTCCCTCGACGCGTACGGCCAGGAGGGACTACCGTGCCGCCGGTGCGGAACGGCGATCCGGCGGGAACCGTTCATGAACCGCTCGTCCTACTCCTGCCCGAAGTGCCAGCCGCGGCCCCGCAGCTCGCGTTGA
- a CDS encoding helix-turn-helix domain-containing protein, which produces MTEPDRSSLADKIDQLFHVVRRPDREQYSHEEVARACREATGESFSTTYLWQLRTGRRDNPTKRHLEALAQFFGVPPAYFFDDEQSVKIAEELALLGALRDAGVRDVALRAITLSPDGLDTISDMIDAIARREAARSGVKKED; this is translated from the coding sequence ATGACGGAGCCGGACAGATCGTCGCTGGCCGACAAGATCGACCAGCTGTTCCACGTCGTGCGCCGGCCCGACCGCGAGCAGTACAGCCACGAGGAGGTCGCCCGCGCGTGCCGTGAGGCGACGGGGGAGAGCTTCTCCACCACGTACCTCTGGCAGCTGCGCACCGGGCGTCGCGACAATCCCACGAAGCGTCATCTCGAGGCGCTCGCGCAGTTTTTCGGCGTTCCTCCGGCATACTTCTTCGACGACGAGCAGAGCGTGAAGATCGCGGAAGAGCTGGCGTTGCTCGGCGCCTTGCGCGACGCCGGTGTCCGCGATGTGGCGCTGCGGGCCATCACGCTCTCGCCCGACGGGCTCGACACGATCAGCGACATGATCGACGCGATCGCCCGGAGGGAGGCCGCGCGAAGCGGCGTGAAGAAGGAGGACTGA
- the rpmF gene encoding 50S ribosomal protein L32 — MAVPKRKMSRSNTRARRSQWKAAPVQLVPCSNRACRQPKLQHIACPTCGQHNGRQVVEPA; from the coding sequence GTGGCCGTCCCGAAGCGGAAGATGTCGCGATCCAACACGCGCGCGCGCCGCAGCCAGTGGAAGGCGGCTCCGGTTCAGCTGGTGCCCTGCTCCAACCGCGCCTGCCGCCAGCCGAAGCTCCAGCACATCGCGTGCCCGACGTGCGGCCAGCACAACGGCCGCCAGGTCGTCGAGCCCGCCTGA
- a CDS encoding DUF177 domain-containing protein: MSENPAQNTRPAQLDDKSPWVVDTRELGRRAGLSRDVRRSVPIEAALGVPDVISLEAGSVLELDLLLESVVEGVLVSGTASATATGTCSRCLDPLTEEIEVDLTELFAYPGTATEETTDEDEIPRLIDDRIDLEPIVRDAVVLALPLVPLCEEDCAGLCTECGVKWADLEPGHGHEKIDPRWAALVERFDENAGEKPAHGSGEQA; encoded by the coding sequence ATGTCAGAGAACCCTGCCCAGAACACCCGCCCCGCACAGCTCGACGACAAGAGCCCGTGGGTGGTCGACACCCGTGAGCTCGGCCGGCGCGCCGGCCTGAGCCGCGACGTGCGCCGGAGCGTGCCGATCGAGGCCGCCCTCGGTGTGCCCGACGTCATCTCGCTCGAGGCCGGCTCCGTCCTCGAGCTCGACCTGCTCCTCGAATCCGTGGTCGAGGGTGTGCTGGTCAGCGGAACGGCAAGCGCCACCGCCACCGGCACGTGCTCGCGCTGCCTCGACCCCCTCACCGAGGAGATCGAGGTCGACCTCACCGAGCTGTTCGCCTACCCCGGCACGGCCACGGAGGAGACCACCGACGAGGACGAGATCCCGCGGCTGATCGACGACCGGATCGACCTCGAACCGATCGTCCGCGACGCCGTGGTCCTGGCGCTTCCCCTCGTGCCGCTGTGCGAGGAGGACTGCGCCGGGCTGTGCACCGAATGCGGCGTCAAGTGGGCCGATCTCGAGCCCGGACACGGGCATGAGAAGATAGACCCTCGGTGGGCCGCGCTGGTCGAGCGATTCGACGAGAACGCGGGCGAAAAGCCTGCGCACGGCTCCGGAGAGCAAGCCTGA